A single window of Cytophagia bacterium CHB2 DNA harbors:
- a CDS encoding undecaprenyl-diphosphate phosphatase, translating to MNEIFIAVILGIVEGLTEFLPVSSTGHLIVVGHWLQFTGEKANIFEIFIQLGAIIAVLIYFRARIWRLVSLILGKSVPDSELTIAQARRFGLSVILAFIPAAIFGFLLHDKIEELLFNPKTVAAALIVGGVGIIAIEQLHLPIKTDTMEKITWGQALGIGFAQCLSLIPGMSRSASTIMGGMVLGLNHAAAAEFSFFLAIPTIFAATVYSLLKRIALLNADDVTVFAVGFIVSLLVAWLVIAAFISFIKKHSFEAFGWYRIALGFVILGMMFF from the coding sequence ATGAACGAGATTTTCATCGCGGTAATTTTAGGAATCGTCGAGGGCCTAACCGAATTTCTACCGGTCAGCTCAACCGGGCATCTCATCGTTGTCGGGCACTGGCTGCAATTCACCGGCGAAAAAGCCAACATCTTTGAAATCTTCATTCAGCTCGGCGCCATCATCGCCGTTTTAATCTACTTTCGCGCACGCATCTGGCGGCTGGTGAGCCTGATTCTCGGCAAATCCGTACCCGATAGCGAACTCACGATCGCGCAGGCGCGGCGTTTTGGTTTATCAGTTATTCTGGCCTTCATACCCGCCGCGATTTTCGGTTTCTTGTTGCATGACAAAATCGAAGAGTTGCTGTTCAATCCCAAAACCGTTGCTGCCGCTTTGATTGTCGGCGGCGTCGGCATCATTGCAATCGAACAATTGCATTTGCCCATCAAAACGGATACGATGGAAAAAATCACCTGGGGACAGGCGCTCGGCATCGGTTTCGCGCAATGTTTATCACTGATTCCCGGCATGTCGCGCTCGGCCTCAACCATCATGGGCGGTATGGTGCTCGGTTTGAATCATGCGGCGGCCGCTGAGTTTTCGTTCTTTCTCGCCATTCCAACCATCTTCGCGGCCACCGTGTACAGCTTGCTCAAGAGAATTGCCCTGTTGAACGCCGACGATGTGACGGTTTTCGCGGTTGGATTCATTGTTTCACTGCTCGTCGCCTGGCTGGTGATTGCTGCATTTATATCGTTCATCAAAAAACACAGTTTCGAAGCCTTCGGCTGGTATCGCATCGCGCTGGGGTTTGTGATTTTGGGGATGATGTTTTTTTAA
- a CDS encoding type II toxin-antitoxin system Phd/YefM family antitoxin encodes MKQISIANDIIPVGEFKTGLAKWLKSVHDSGRPLVITQNGRPAGVLLAPEAFDQLGYSKRFKESVQRGLGDAEAQRVFDASQLKQELQKRRSSKVAK; translated from the coding sequence ATGAAACAAATATCCATCGCAAACGACATCATCCCCGTGGGAGAATTCAAAACGGGTTTGGCGAAGTGGTTGAAAAGCGTGCATGACTCCGGGCGACCACTGGTTATTACACAAAACGGCCGTCCGGCAGGTGTGCTGCTCGCTCCCGAAGCATTTGATCAATTGGGCTATTCTAAAAGGTTCAAGGAATCGGTACAACGCGGGCTGGGTGATGCAGAGGCACAACGAGTTTTTGACGCCTCACAATTAAAGCAGGAGTTGCAAAAGCGGCGTAGCAGCAAGGTGGCAAAATGA
- the mutL gene encoding DNA mismatch repair endonuclease MutL, whose amino-acid sequence MSASTSKIRLLPLDLTNKIAAGEVVERPASVVKELLENSLDAGATQITIVVKDGGRALIQVVDNGSGMNREDAQLAFQRHATSKIATAEDLEAIHTLGFRGEALASIASVSQIAMKTMEPGATEATLVEFEGGVQTKVGIAAGTPGTSIAVKNLFFNTPGRRKFVKSATAEYRQILTVINRFCVGYPAVYFTFVHNDEIILDMPPAGSLEERIFTLYGSRMRDALVTLHDQGPACQISGVLGKQSTVRSNRGEQFLFLNSRYISDRSLNHAIISGYGEILAHGGFPFYAVFLQVDPTRVDVNVHPTKMEVKFADDRLIYALLRNAVKQTLNSNAVIPVANDFARAIPVMTWPAAPEMPAAEQSAGASHQPFSPADFRVKHPGRQLGLELPRPQARAPENTVELTSEEQSKLYERTNVWQVHNRYIFSQIPAGLVIIDQHVAHERILYEQALEAFAKQEPASQRLLFPIVIEFNAEDYEIANEILPFLAKIGFALKPFGHRTLLLEGVPPGARYSTNLQDGNVILQIIDEYKRGKREKLEIRENIAASFACHSAIRSGDRLTLASMNALIDQLFATKAPYFCPHGRPVIVNIPLEELDKRFGRI is encoded by the coding sequence GTGAGCGCATCCACCTCCAAAATCAGGCTTCTCCCTCTCGATCTCACCAATAAAATCGCAGCCGGAGAAGTCGTCGAGCGCCCGGCTTCGGTTGTCAAAGAATTGCTGGAAAACTCTTTGGACGCCGGCGCAACGCAAATTACCATCGTCGTCAAAGACGGCGGCCGCGCGCTGATTCAGGTCGTTGACAATGGCAGCGGCATGAATCGTGAAGATGCGCAACTGGCCTTTCAACGCCACGCAACCAGCAAGATCGCCACGGCCGAGGATTTGGAGGCTATTCATACCCTCGGCTTTCGCGGCGAGGCTCTGGCGAGCATTGCCTCGGTTTCACAAATCGCCATGAAGACAATGGAGCCGGGCGCCACCGAGGCCACGCTGGTTGAATTTGAAGGCGGCGTGCAAACCAAGGTGGGCATTGCGGCGGGCACGCCCGGCACGAGCATCGCGGTCAAGAATCTTTTCTTCAATACGCCCGGCCGGCGCAAATTCGTGAAATCCGCCACGGCGGAATATCGCCAAATCCTCACCGTGATCAACCGCTTCTGCGTCGGCTATCCCGCGGTTTATTTCACATTCGTACACAATGATGAAATCATTCTCGATATGCCGCCGGCGGGCAGTTTGGAGGAACGCATCTTCACGCTCTACGGCAGCCGCATGCGCGATGCGCTGGTGACGCTGCACGATCAAGGCCCGGCGTGCCAAATCAGCGGCGTGCTCGGCAAACAAAGCACGGTGCGCAGCAATCGCGGCGAACAGTTTTTATTTTTGAATTCGCGCTACATCTCCGATCGTTCGCTCAATCATGCCATCATCTCCGGTTATGGTGAAATCCTGGCGCACGGCGGCTTTCCCTTTTATGCCGTGTTCCTGCAAGTCGATCCCACCCGCGTCGACGTGAACGTGCATCCCACCAAGATGGAAGTGAAGTTTGCGGATGATCGCCTGATCTATGCGCTGTTGCGCAATGCCGTGAAACAAACGCTCAACTCCAATGCCGTGATTCCGGTGGCCAATGATTTCGCGCGCGCGATTCCGGTGATGACGTGGCCGGCAGCGCCGGAGATGCCGGCTGCTGAGCAAAGCGCTGGGGCCTCACACCAACCCTTCTCACCGGCTGATTTTCGTGTCAAGCATCCCGGCCGGCAACTCGGTTTGGAATTGCCGCGGCCGCAAGCGCGGGCGCCCGAAAACACCGTTGAACTCACTTCCGAAGAACAGAGCAAGCTTTACGAACGCACGAATGTTTGGCAGGTGCATAATCGCTACATCTTCTCGCAGATCCCTGCAGGATTGGTTATCATCGATCAACACGTGGCGCACGAACGCATTTTGTATGAACAGGCGCTGGAGGCCTTCGCCAAGCAGGAGCCGGCTTCACAACGCTTGCTCTTTCCCATCGTGATCGAATTCAATGCAGAAGACTACGAAATTGCGAATGAGATTCTGCCGTTCCTGGCAAAAATCGGGTTCGCCCTAAAGCCGTTCGGCCATCGCACCTTGCTGCTGGAGGGCGTGCCGCCGGGGGCGCGTTATTCGACCAATTTGCAGGACGGCAACGTCATCCTGCAGATCATCGATGAATACAAACGCGGCAAGCGCGAGAAACTCGAGATTCGTGAAAACATCGCGGCTTCGTTTGCCTGCCATTCCGCCATTCGCTCCGGCGACCGCCTAACGCTGGCGAGCATGAATGCGCTCATCGATCAACTGTTCGCAACCAAAGCGCCTTATTTCTGCCCGCACGGACGACCGGTCATCGTCAATATACCGCTTGAGGAGTTGGATAAGAGGTTTGGGAGGATATAA
- the moaA gene encoding GTP 3',8-cyclase MoaA, which produces MSTDTTPPRFLDAFSRPLRDLRISVTDRCNFRCVYCMPKEVFGKNYQFLPRAELLSFEEITRLARIFVDLGVTKIRLTGGEPLMRHDIERLVEMLARIPNLDLTLTTNGSFPIKRVYSLRDAGLNRMTVSLDSLDNEIFKTMNDVDFSVEQVLDWIAASASAGLTPVKINMVVKRGVNEHSVAPMARHFKGSGHIVRFIEYMDVGNTNGWRMHDVVPAAEIVARINAEMPLAPIDPNYTGEVATRYSYRDGSGEIGIIASVTQAFCRDCTRARLSTEGKLFTCLFATRGHDFRRLLRGGASDAEITQAIIALWSRREDRYSEIRSAETVALHKVEMSYIGG; this is translated from the coding sequence ATGAGCACAGACACTACGCCCCCCCGTTTCCTCGACGCCTTCAGCCGCCCGTTGCGCGACTTGCGCATTTCCGTCACTGATCGCTGCAATTTTCGCTGCGTCTATTGCATGCCCAAGGAAGTCTTTGGCAAGAATTATCAATTCCTGCCGCGCGCGGAATTGCTCTCGTTTGAAGAGATTACGCGGCTGGCGCGCATTTTTGTGGATCTCGGCGTCACGAAGATCCGCCTGACCGGCGGCGAGCCTTTAATGCGCCATGATATCGAGCGTCTGGTCGAGATGCTTGCCCGTATTCCCAACCTCGACCTGACCTTGACAACAAATGGATCGTTTCCTATCAAACGCGTGTACTCCCTGCGCGACGCCGGCCTCAATCGCATGACGGTGAGTCTCGACTCACTTGACAACGAAATTTTCAAAACCATGAACGATGTTGATTTCTCCGTTGAGCAGGTTCTGGATTGGATTGCAGCTTCGGCATCGGCAGGATTAACGCCGGTGAAGATCAACATGGTGGTCAAACGCGGCGTCAATGAACACAGCGTCGCGCCCATGGCCCGCCATTTCAAAGGCTCCGGACACATCGTGCGCTTCATCGAATACATGGATGTTGGCAATACCAATGGCTGGCGCATGCATGATGTTGTTCCGGCTGCAGAAATTGTTGCGCGGATCAACGCGGAGATGCCTCTCGCGCCCATCGACCCGAATTATACCGGCGAAGTGGCAACGCGTTACAGTTATCGCGACGGCAGCGGTGAGATCGGCATTATTGCCTCGGTAACCCAGGCCTTTTGCCGCGATTGCACCCGCGCACGGCTCTCGACCGAAGGCAAGCTTTTCACCTGCTTGTTTGCAACGCGGGGACATGATTTCCGGCGATTGCTGCGCGGCGGCGCTTCCGATGCTGAGATCACGCAGGCGATCATTGCCCTCTGGTCCCGGCGCGAGGATCGCTACTCCGAAATTCGCAGCGCTGAGACAGTCGCATTGCACAAGGTGGAGATGTCGTATATTGGAGGATAA
- a CDS encoding DUF4126 domain-containing protein, with translation MESFSLLGSLAGLGLASGVNLYATVLALGLGIRLGVLQLNPALAHLNILSDPIILTVAGVAYLVEFFADKIPWVDSLWDSVHTFIRPLGAAWLGITALGSVDPATNIGVALLCGGVALSGHSTKAGIRVLANHSPEPFSNAGLSLFEDVLAIAGTYLSIQHPIFTLIVIGIFLLFFVFFSPKLFRLLKAELRGFYRLLRKYLFAAPEAAGPAVVELLPENYLAYWQKKNLPPDPAVRLSCVAGKGLNGLRHALGFFCLIENRAFFLTQRWFRFREASFELTEFVNLQFRRKLLFDELSWESGKKRRYLYFFKDTSPNSEEIYRQLQQRHTQPSSIV, from the coding sequence ATGGAATCTTTTTCATTATTGGGCAGCCTCGCCGGGCTTGGCCTGGCCTCCGGCGTAAATTTGTATGCGACGGTTCTTGCGCTGGGCTTGGGTATCAGGCTCGGTGTTCTCCAACTCAATCCGGCGCTGGCGCATCTTAACATTTTGAGCGATCCGATCATACTCACGGTTGCGGGTGTAGCTTATTTAGTCGAGTTCTTCGCCGATAAAATTCCATGGGTTGACAGTCTCTGGGACAGCGTTCACACCTTTATCAGGCCTTTGGGCGCGGCCTGGCTCGGCATTACGGCTCTCGGTTCGGTAGATCCCGCCACCAACATTGGCGTCGCCCTGTTATGCGGCGGCGTGGCGCTGTCGGGCCATTCCACCAAAGCCGGGATTCGCGTGCTGGCGAATCACAGCCCCGAACCGTTCAGCAATGCGGGTTTGAGTCTTTTTGAAGATGTCTTGGCGATCGCGGGAACCTATCTTTCGATTCAACATCCCATTTTCACGTTGATCGTTATTGGAATTTTCCTGCTATTCTTTGTTTTTTTCTCGCCGAAGCTGTTTCGCCTGCTCAAGGCTGAGCTTAGAGGCTTCTATCGTTTATTGAGAAAATATTTATTCGCCGCACCCGAAGCCGCCGGGCCGGCCGTGGTTGAACTCTTGCCGGAAAACTATCTCGCCTATTGGCAAAAGAAAAATTTGCCGCCGGATCCCGCTGTTCGCCTCTCGTGCGTTGCCGGCAAAGGCCTCAACGGCTTGCGCCATGCCCTCGGTTTTTTTTGTTTGATCGAAAACCGCGCGTTCTTCCTAACGCAGCGATGGTTTCGTTTTCGCGAAGCCTCTTTTGAGCTGACGGAGTTTGTCAATCTGCAATTCCGGCGAAAACTTCTCTTTGATGAATTAAGCTGGGAATCCGGCAAAAAACGGCGTTACTTGTATTTCTTCAAAGATACCTCACCAAACAGCGAAGAAATTTACCGCCAGTTGCAGCAACGCCACACACAACCCTCGTCAATCGTGTAA
- a CDS encoding JAB domain-containing protein, with protein sequence MEYKLRMTDWPESERPRERLFVHGPESLSDAELLAIILRTGNHGQSVIDLARKLLIETNGFRGLDGKAPEELCHIHGMGKAKTAQLKAALEIGKRLQQEHHAEQPYIRTSRDVFDYLHLRLCNQPREQFVVLLLNARNRLIREKKLFEGSLQESMINAREVIKLAINEHAAGIVFAHNHPSGEPAPSPDDLRATKKLQSACESVDIKILDHVIIGGDRYMSFAEEGLL encoded by the coding sequence ATGGAATACAAGCTGCGTATGACGGACTGGCCCGAAAGCGAGCGCCCGCGGGAGCGTTTGTTCGTACATGGGCCGGAGAGCCTTTCCGATGCGGAATTGCTCGCGATTATTCTGCGCACCGGCAATCACGGTCAATCCGTGATTGATCTCGCGCGCAAATTATTGATTGAAACGAACGGATTCCGCGGGTTGGACGGCAAAGCGCCGGAAGAGTTGTGCCACATTCACGGCATGGGCAAAGCCAAAACCGCTCAGCTCAAAGCCGCGCTCGAGATCGGCAAGCGCTTGCAACAGGAACATCATGCCGAGCAACCCTACATTCGCACGAGCCGCGATGTTTTCGATTATCTTCATCTGCGCTTGTGCAACCAACCGCGCGAGCAGTTTGTCGTACTGCTGCTCAACGCGCGCAACCGTTTGATCCGGGAGAAAAAATTGTTTGAAGGCTCGCTACAGGAAAGCATGATCAATGCGCGCGAAGTCATCAAACTCGCGATTAACGAACATGCCGCGGGCATTGTTTTCGCGCACAATCATCCCAGCGGGGAACCCGCCCCCAGCCCGGACGATTTGCGCGCCACCAAAAAACTGCAAAGCGCTTGTGAATCCGTGGACATCAAAATACTCGACCATGTGATTATCGGCGGTGATCGCTACATGAGTTTTGCAGAAGAGGGATTGCTTTAA